One window of Anaerolineales bacterium genomic DNA carries:
- a CDS encoding ABC transporter permease — MRPRWRKVFHDLWDSKMRTLLVVFSIAVGVFSIGVISGAYEIISNDMGASYAANNPGNIELRTSGFDDDVLSSIRNTKGIKEAEGRRVVNFRVRAEGSDSWVTIDLVAFDDFAKNEVNLLVPLQGSPEAGKNEILIEKEALDEFDIAVGENLVFELTDGTFKTLKVVGIVQDASTGAGDFLAPPFAFTLMDTMETLRQPELYNRVFATVKENPNDLAHIRIVGGDLKDKVEKTGTTVIRTRYSERNKHPLADTVNAVLGILMALGILIVFLSSSLIANTLSALLNQHLRHIGVIKLVGGRNRQVFAMYLTLIMAFAALSLLIAVPLGGQGAYGLALFISSELNFNLLGYRIVPLAFLIQVAVGLLVPLIAGLAPVLTGSRITILRALSNDLTGDESGGEKGQQARVSWLDWALVRLTRILASRGMHLPRPFIISLRNTFRRRGRLMLTLFTLTMGGAIFIAVFNVRVSLRDYTEQIGSYFRADVTLDFDQAYRINEVQKFASQIDGVERVEGWQFIGTELLYPDGTVAESVNLLAPPASSELVSPIMASGRWIQADDVRKVAVSEAVLKYYPGLKPGDPLYLKVDGREEVWEVIGIFKFVGREGILAYTPLEYSEQVLNLKNRSFSFRVVTASHTREFQDAMAERLDDQFRSLGFKVRQAESGLASLDTVSESLDTLVVFLLIMAILTAIVGAMGLTGTMGMNVLERTREIGIMRAVGADDRAVMRTVIGEGFVIGAISFVFAIVVSVPLTYLLAYIVSVAIFETPIAVIFTYLGYAIWLGLVLLLSVLGSILPARNAARLTIREVLAYE, encoded by the coding sequence ATGAGACCACGTTGGCGTAAAGTATTTCACGATCTATGGGACAGCAAGATGCGCACCCTGTTGGTGGTATTTTCCATCGCGGTGGGTGTGTTTTCCATTGGCGTGATCTCGGGCGCGTATGAGATCATTTCCAATGACATGGGCGCTTCGTATGCGGCGAACAACCCGGGGAATATCGAGTTGCGCACATCCGGCTTCGACGATGATGTGTTGTCTTCGATCCGAAACACAAAGGGCATAAAGGAAGCGGAGGGCAGGCGGGTGGTCAACTTCCGCGTGCGAGCCGAAGGCAGCGACAGCTGGGTGACGATAGATTTGGTGGCGTTTGACGATTTCGCGAAGAATGAGGTCAATCTGTTGGTTCCGCTGCAGGGTAGTCCTGAGGCGGGCAAGAACGAGATTCTGATCGAAAAAGAGGCTCTCGATGAGTTCGATATTGCTGTGGGCGAGAATCTTGTTTTTGAACTTACAGACGGGACTTTCAAAACCTTGAAAGTGGTTGGTATTGTGCAGGATGCGAGCACAGGCGCGGGGGATTTTCTTGCGCCGCCGTTCGCATTCACTTTGATGGATACAATGGAGACCTTGCGTCAGCCGGAATTGTATAACCGGGTGTTTGCCACGGTAAAGGAGAATCCGAACGATCTCGCACACATCCGCATTGTCGGCGGTGATTTGAAGGATAAGGTTGAAAAGACGGGCACGACTGTGATCCGCACGCGATATTCGGAGAGGAACAAACACCCGCTTGCGGATACGGTCAATGCCGTGTTGGGGATTTTGATGGCGTTGGGCATTCTGATCGTTTTTCTCTCCAGTTCACTGATCGCAAACACTTTGAGCGCCCTGTTGAACCAGCACCTGAGGCATATCGGCGTGATCAAACTGGTGGGAGGCAGAAACCGCCAGGTCTTTGCCATGTATCTGACGCTCATCATGGCGTTTGCGGCGTTGTCATTATTGATCGCGGTACCTCTTGGCGGCCAGGGCGCTTATGGATTGGCGCTCTTCATCAGCAGTGAGTTGAATTTCAACCTGCTCGGGTATCGTATCGTTCCGCTTGCATTTTTGATCCAGGTTGCAGTGGGTCTGCTTGTACCTTTGATCGCCGGCCTTGCCCCGGTTTTGACTGGTTCGCGAATCACCATCCTGCGGGCTTTGAGCAATGACCTGACGGGCGATGAATCCGGCGGGGAAAAGGGACAACAAGCCCGTGTGAGCTGGCTGGATTGGGCGCTTGTGCGCCTGACCCGCATCCTTGCTTCGAGAGGGATGCATTTACCGCGTCCTTTCATCATCTCCTTGCGCAATACCTTTCGCAGGCGCGGGCGGCTCATGTTGACCCTGTTCACCTTGACAATGGGCGGCGCCATTTTCATTGCCGTATTCAATGTACGCGTCAGCCTGCGCGATTACACGGAGCAAATCGGAAGTTACTTCCGCGCGGATGTCACCCTGGATTTCGATCAGGCTTACAGGATCAACGAGGTGCAAAAATTCGCCTCGCAGATCGATGGGGTGGAGCGCGTGGAGGGATGGCAGTTTATCGGGACTGAGTTGTTATATCCTGATGGCACAGTTGCCGAGAGCGTGAACCTGCTTGCACCTCCGGCAAGCAGCGAGCTGGTCAGCCCGATCATGGCGTCAGGCAGGTGGATTCAGGCCGACGACGTCCGCAAGGTCGCGGTCAGTGAGGCGGTTTTGAAATACTATCCCGGTTTGAAGCCCGGCGATCCGCTTTATTTGAAAGTGGATGGGCGTGAGGAAGTATGGGAGGTGATCGGCATCTTCAAGTTTGTGGGGCGCGAAGGCATTCTTGCCTATACTCCGCTGGAGTATTCGGAGCAGGTGCTTAACCTCAAGAATCGTTCGTTTTCATTTCGGGTAGTGACGGCCAGCCACACTCGTGAGTTTCAGGATGCAATGGCGGAACGATTGGACGATCAATTCCGCTCATTGGGATTTAAAGTGCGTCAAGCCGAATCGGGTCTGGCTTCGTTGGATACGGTTTCTGAAAGTTTGGATACGCTGGTGGTCTTTCTGCTCATCATGGCGATTCTGACCGCCATTGTCGGCGCGATGGGTCTTACCGGCACGATGGGGATGAACGTGCTGGAACGCACGCGCGAGATCGGCATCATGCGTGCGGTTGGAGCGGACGATCGCGCTGTCATGCGGACGGTCATCGGCGAAGGGTTTGTGATCGGCGCGATCTCTTTTGTATTTGCCATCGTCGTCTCGGTACCCTTGACATATCTCCTCGCGTATATCGTCAGTGTGGCGATCTTTGAAACCCCCATTGCGGTGATATTCACATACCTTGGCTACGCAATCTGGCTTGGACTGGTTTTATTGCTTTCCGTTCTCGGTTCGATCCTGCCCGCCCGCAATGCGGCACGATTGACCATTCGGGAGGTGTTAGCGTATGAGTAG
- a CDS encoding DUF2905 domain-containing protein → MEPLARYLKLGGIILFLIGGGVFLAAKFGLPLGRLPGDIRVEGENGSFYFPLTSSILVSVLLTILLNIISRFIQK, encoded by the coding sequence ATGGAACCACTCGCCCGTTACCTCAAGCTCGGTGGAATCATCCTCTTCCTCATCGGAGGGGGAGTATTTCTTGCCGCAAAATTCGGTCTCCCATTGGGAAGGCTGCCCGGCGATATCCGCGTCGAAGGGGAGAATGGATCGTTCTATTTTCCGTTGACGAGTTCCATCCTAGTGTCGGTCTTACTCACCATTCTCCTGAACATCATTTCCCGCTTCATACAAAAATAA
- a CDS encoding MBOAT family protein produces the protein MDFVFPTFLFLFLPIFTLVYSLSGSRFKLFVGVSGSLIFYSWGNSQYVSLIVCLVLITYGLALLLERWRGGKASFYLLWGGIVSTVSLPVWFKLHADMPYPLGLSYIAFQVISYLVDVHKNPENLEKDILRFSFYLLMFPKIPVGPIVPYRLVRTQIADIKSTPQDMAVGLRRFLWGFAKKVLIADTLATVVTPVFNLQSPVITPGFAWLVIISYALQLYYDFSGYTDMAIGLGQMMGVRFMENFNLPYLSKSISEFWRRWHISLSAWFRELVFYPLERHRFKWLGQQINVLIVFTLTGLWHGLSMNFVLWGVLHGLALVFESSVFGRMLRNLWRPFQHIYALMVIIVGWVIFRSPSPDFALDYLRRLTGDINGIQVLPFELTNPLPFIEPTFLIALVLGVLLCFPWGDWFFRLSEKSGSVRFAMRAIIDVGSIIIFIAALASAASATYLPGIYGGF, from the coding sequence ATGGACTTTGTGTTCCCAACCTTTCTGTTTCTGTTTTTACCGATATTTACTTTGGTGTATTCTCTGTCTGGAAGTCGTTTCAAACTCTTCGTTGGTGTATCAGGGAGCCTTATTTTTTATTCCTGGGGAAACTCGCAGTATGTGTCATTAATAGTATGCCTTGTTTTGATCACTTATGGGCTCGCCCTGTTGCTGGAAAGATGGCGTGGAGGGAAGGCATCTTTTTACTTATTGTGGGGCGGGATCGTTTCTACCGTCAGCCTTCCTGTTTGGTTTAAGCTCCATGCAGATATGCCTTATCCACTGGGATTGTCCTATATTGCTTTTCAAGTAATTTCTTACTTGGTGGATGTCCATAAAAATCCTGAGAATCTTGAAAAAGATATATTGAGGTTTTCATTCTACCTGCTCATGTTTCCCAAAATACCGGTTGGACCGATTGTGCCCTACCGTCTGGTAAGGACTCAGATTGCCGATATCAAGTCCACGCCTCAGGATATGGCAGTTGGATTGCGTCGGTTCTTATGGGGATTTGCCAAGAAAGTTCTAATAGCCGATACTTTGGCGACCGTTGTGACACCGGTTTTTAATTTGCAATCCCCTGTTATAACGCCTGGATTTGCCTGGCTGGTAATTATTAGTTATGCACTTCAGCTATATTACGATTTTTCTGGATATACAGATATGGCGATCGGGTTAGGTCAAATGATGGGTGTTAGATTCATGGAGAACTTTAATTTGCCATACCTCTCCAAAAGCATAAGTGAATTTTGGCGTCGATGGCACATTTCTTTGTCTGCGTGGTTCAGGGAGCTCGTTTTTTATCCGCTAGAACGCCATCGTTTTAAATGGTTGGGACAGCAAATCAATGTTCTGATCGTATTTACACTTACCGGATTGTGGCATGGGCTGAGTATGAATTTTGTTCTTTGGGGTGTTCTGCATGGATTGGCATTGGTGTTCGAGTCTTCGGTTTTTGGGCGCATGCTTCGTAATTTATGGAGACCTTTTCAACATATATACGCTTTAATGGTAATTATTGTTGGATGGGTGATTTTTCGATCTCCCTCTCCGGATTTTGCTCTTGATTATTTGAGAAGATTAACAGGTGACATAAACGGAATCCAGGTATTGCCCTTTGAACTTACCAACCCTCTGCCGTTTATTGAACCGACTTTTTTGATTGCGCTAGTGCTTGGTGTTTTGTTGTGCTTTCCATGGGGCGACTGGTTTTTTCGATTATCAGAAAAATCTGGCAGCGTTCGCTTTGCAATGAGGGCTATTATTGACGTGGGATCAATCATAATTTTCATTGCAGCGCTTGCCTCAGCTGCAAGCGCTACTTATCTCCCCGGGATTTACGGCGGATTTTAG
- a CDS encoding uracil-DNA glycosylase, which produces MNSLSTINKEIIYCRKCPRLVAWRQEVARVKRKAYKDEEYWGKPVPGFGDPKARVLVVGLAPGAHGSNRTGRQFTGDASGNFLFPALYKAGFANQPRAESRGDGLILKDMYITASGRCAPPDNKPTPQELDNCQPYLEREIAIIQPKVIVGLGKIAFDRLLKVFALRGLKFSHGATYKLITGLWLICSYHPSHQNTSTGKLTVKMFDEIWKKAGQLASGS; this is translated from the coding sequence ATGAATTCCCTTTCAACTATAAACAAAGAAATCATCTACTGCCGTAAATGTCCCCGTCTTGTCGCATGGCGCCAGGAAGTGGCGCGGGTGAAGCGCAAGGCGTATAAAGACGAGGAATATTGGGGAAAGCCGGTGCCGGGATTCGGCGATCCAAAAGCGCGAGTCCTCGTGGTGGGACTCGCTCCTGGCGCGCACGGATCGAATCGCACCGGGCGTCAATTCACAGGAGATGCCTCCGGCAACTTTTTGTTTCCAGCGTTGTACAAAGCCGGGTTTGCGAACCAGCCCCGGGCGGAGTCGCGAGGCGATGGCCTCATCCTCAAAGATATGTATATTACCGCGTCCGGGCGTTGTGCTCCGCCGGATAATAAACCGACCCCTCAAGAATTGGATAATTGTCAGCCTTATCTTGAGCGGGAGATTGCCATCATACAGCCGAAGGTGATCGTGGGCCTGGGTAAGATTGCCTTTGATCGACTCCTCAAGGTATTCGCCCTGCGCGGATTAAAGTTTTCGCATGGAGCGACCTATAAACTGATTACCGGCCTCTGGTTAATATGTTCTTATCACCCCAGCCACCAGAACACTTCGACGGGAAAGTTGACCGTGAAGATGTTCGATGAGATTTGGAAAAAAGCCGGGCAATTGGCATCGGGAAGTTGA
- a CDS encoding efflux RND transporter periplasmic adaptor subunit — protein sequence MKKNILMVITLTVLLMLVLSACDASQQVAATEEPAADVIDASDVIAEGRLEPFQAANLTFQARGMVEVVLVRIGDTVSEGDVLVRLANAGAAEAQVVIAQNAYDTLLRNEGGDRARLWEAYMNAQIVRAEAEKEWEDLDVDAIEDRIEDLEGDIEDLKDDLQDAQEEFDKYKDLDKENSKRVDAEDDLEAAQEDLNEKIRELEAEVRSRDELKAEYDAALAAEAEAKYQYEISLDGPNADQLTIARANLEAAKDALSNYVITAPFSGRVADVSVKAGEQVGTDTRAVSVVNDSQWFVETTDVTELEVVNLSIGQTASMRPDALPDLELTGTIVEISDAFTQQGGDVLYSVRIRVDTSDPRLKWGMTVETIFRTIE from the coding sequence ATGAAGAAAAATATATTGATGGTTATAACTCTGACCGTTCTCCTTATGCTGGTTTTGTCCGCATGTGACGCCAGTCAACAGGTTGCGGCGACGGAAGAGCCGGCAGCCGATGTGATAGATGCCAGCGATGTTATCGCTGAAGGGCGGCTCGAACCATTCCAGGCTGCGAACTTGACCTTCCAGGCGCGAGGCATGGTGGAGGTGGTTCTCGTCCGGATCGGGGATACTGTCAGCGAAGGGGATGTCCTGGTCCGTTTGGCAAATGCGGGGGCGGCGGAGGCGCAGGTCGTTATCGCACAAAATGCATACGATACCCTCCTTCGCAATGAAGGCGGAGACCGCGCCAGATTGTGGGAAGCGTACATGAACGCCCAGATAGTCCGCGCTGAAGCGGAAAAAGAATGGGAGGACCTCGATGTGGATGCCATCGAAGACCGCATTGAAGACCTTGAAGGCGATATAGAAGACCTGAAGGATGACTTGCAGGACGCGCAGGAGGAGTTCGACAAGTATAAGGACCTGGACAAGGAAAATTCAAAACGGGTTGACGCTGAGGACGATCTTGAAGCGGCTCAGGAAGACCTGAATGAGAAAATTCGGGAGTTGGAAGCGGAGGTACGTTCGCGTGATGAACTGAAAGCCGAGTACGATGCCGCGCTTGCCGCGGAAGCCGAAGCAAAATACCAGTATGAGATCAGCCTCGACGGACCGAATGCCGATCAGTTGACGATTGCCAGGGCGAACCTTGAAGCAGCAAAAGATGCCCTCTCGAATTATGTCATTACTGCGCCGTTCTCCGGCAGGGTTGCTGATGTGAGCGTCAAGGCGGGGGAGCAGGTTGGAACCGATACGCGCGCTGTAAGCGTAGTGAACGACAGCCAGTGGTTTGTCGAAACCACTGACGTGACAGAATTGGAAGTGGTGAACCTGAGCATCGGTCAGACCGCCTCCATGCGCCCCGATGCCCTGCCCGACCTTGAATTAACTGGAACAATCGTCGAAATTAGCGATGCCTTTACCCAACAAGGAGGCGACGTTCTCTACTCCGTCCGCATTCGCGTAGACACTTCTGACCCCAGATTAAAATGGGGCATGACCGTTGAGACCATATTTAGAACAATTGAGTGA
- the ruvB gene encoding Holliday junction branch migration DNA helicase RuvB codes for MPKSRSLDPDSKPDDRVDNALRPQKLADLIGQDQVKENLSILIAAAQQRAEALDHVLFYGPPGLGKTTLAHVLGNEMGVNVKVTAGPAIERAGDLAAILTNLRAGDILFIDEVHRLGRAVEEVLYPAMEDFALDIVIGKGPSARSIRLKLPRFTVVGATTRLALVTAPLRARFGAVYRLDYYDIEAMRRIVSRATGLLKVSADNSGIDEVARRARGTPRIALRLLRRVRDFAQVRANGTITQKVAKEALDLLQVDPLGLDDVDRRVLKTIIEKYSGGPVGLNTIAASISEEQDTIMDVVEPYLLQLGFLDRTPQGRVATKSAYEHLGYQYSEEGQPRLL; via the coding sequence ATGCCAAAATCCAGATCGCTCGACCCCGATTCAAAACCCGATGACCGTGTGGACAACGCCCTGCGCCCGCAGAAACTTGCCGACCTGATCGGTCAGGATCAGGTGAAGGAAAACTTGTCGATCCTGATTGCAGCGGCGCAGCAACGGGCGGAAGCGTTGGATCACGTCTTATTTTACGGTCCGCCAGGTTTGGGAAAGACGACGCTGGCGCATGTGCTCGGCAACGAAATGGGAGTCAACGTAAAGGTCACAGCCGGACCCGCCATCGAGCGCGCCGGAGATCTCGCCGCCATCCTTACCAACCTTCGCGCAGGTGATATTCTTTTCATCGACGAAGTTCATCGCCTCGGACGCGCCGTGGAAGAAGTGCTCTATCCGGCGATGGAAGACTTCGCGTTGGATATTGTGATCGGAAAGGGACCCTCGGCTCGATCCATCCGCCTGAAACTGCCTCGGTTTACCGTGGTTGGCGCCACGACCAGACTTGCCCTCGTCACCGCGCCCTTGCGGGCGAGATTTGGCGCAGTCTATCGTTTGGATTATTACGATATCGAAGCAATGAGGCGGATCGTTTCGAGGGCAACAGGGTTGCTGAAAGTTTCTGCTGATAATTCAGGTATCGACGAAGTGGCGAGGCGCGCGCGTGGGACTCCGCGCATCGCATTGCGTTTGCTCCGCCGCGTTCGTGATTTCGCCCAAGTGCGTGCGAACGGGACGATCACGCAAAAGGTCGCGAAAGAGGCTTTGGATTTATTGCAGGTCGACCCACTCGGGTTGGATGATGTCGACCGCCGAGTATTGAAGACCATCATCGAAAAATACAGCGGCGGACCTGTTGGGTTGAACACGATTGCCGCCTCCATAAGCGAGGAGCAGGACACGATCATGGATGTGGTCGAGCCGTATTTGTTGCAGCTCGGCTTTCTTGATAGAACTCCGCAGGGGCGCGTGGCAACCAAATCCGCGTATGAGCATTTGGGGTATCAATACTCCGAGGAAGGCCAGCCAAGGTTGTTGTAG
- a CDS encoding discoidin domain-containing protein, with product MKRNYVRLQGLVIAVILVSCNLPMSPATLSPAPEVSGDDQILPAQPGMDPSQAEHHIGVRQVNGVGEFHDKRTGDKFIPRGVNYVFVPLPNGITNKLLQVGIYDPQRTRDDFSALAVLGYNTARVFLDHCGSGPGCIGDEDNNGLNPEYLDNIADMMAAGRETGIYLLFTSNDLPDQGGYAEEANFGSGGNFAGYRNSYYLRPNGITATRRYWRDLLTGLKERNAAFDAVLGWQLLNEQWMFVDQPPLSLTSGQIETTTGSYDVSDPEQKKKMVSDGLVYYIAQMKEEILTHDPTALVTMGFFVSEIVAPDWYVETSSLLQNSDLDFFDFHAYPGGPSFQDHAEHFGMVGYDDKPIVLGEYGAFRHIYTEIDSAARVISKWASESCDYGFDGWLYWTYYPSDAHAGDRTWGLTDEAGYLLNLFAPVNQPDPCEEVVIPNDNLAYGKPVTASRSLPAEPPHYAVDDNAGTQWGAEEGPVQWIQVDLQGSYRVTEVRLLVAQYPEGDTVHRLQVRVSGSDAFQTVHEFTGTTNDNIWLTFEPDTPLEYVTQIRIQTISSPSWVAWKEIQIYGEPIQ from the coding sequence ATGAAACGAAATTATGTCAGGTTGCAGGGGCTTGTTATTGCGGTGATTTTGGTTTCATGTAATTTGCCAATGTCGCCCGCCACTTTATCGCCTGCGCCTGAGGTCAGTGGAGATGACCAAATACTTCCAGCTCAACCTGGTATGGATCCGTCACAAGCTGAACATCATATCGGTGTGCGTCAGGTAAACGGGGTGGGGGAATTTCACGACAAAAGAACAGGTGATAAGTTTATTCCTCGCGGCGTGAATTATGTTTTTGTCCCGCTCCCGAATGGGATTACGAACAAACTGCTACAAGTGGGAATATATGATCCGCAGCGTACACGCGACGATTTTTCTGCATTGGCGGTCTTGGGTTATAACACGGCGCGTGTTTTTCTCGATCATTGCGGTTCCGGTCCGGGATGTATCGGGGATGAAGATAACAATGGCTTGAATCCCGAATATCTAGATAACATTGCGGACATGATGGCTGCGGGGCGTGAAACGGGTATTTATCTCCTCTTTACCTCCAATGACCTGCCCGATCAGGGCGGATATGCAGAGGAGGCAAACTTTGGATCTGGCGGGAATTTTGCAGGGTACCGCAATTCATATTACCTGCGTCCCAACGGAATTACAGCCACGCGTCGTTACTGGCGCGACCTGTTGACCGGTCTCAAGGAGCGAAATGCTGCTTTCGACGCTGTTCTTGGCTGGCAGCTTCTCAACGAACAATGGATGTTTGTCGACCAGCCGCCACTTTCATTGACAAGCGGTCAGATCGAGACAACGACCGGTTCCTATGATGTGAGCGACCCTGAACAAAAGAAAAAGATGGTGAGTGATGGGCTTGTCTATTACATTGCGCAAATGAAGGAGGAGATTCTGACTCACGACCCGACAGCGTTGGTAACGATGGGTTTCTTTGTTTCCGAAATCGTTGCACCAGACTGGTATGTGGAAACCTCCTCACTCCTACAAAACTCCGATCTGGATTTCTTCGATTTTCATGCCTATCCCGGTGGACCCAGCTTCCAAGACCACGCCGAACACTTTGGTATGGTTGGTTACGACGATAAACCCATCGTATTAGGCGAATATGGCGCTTTCCGGCATATTTATACCGAGATCGATTCGGCGGCGCGTGTTATTTCCAAATGGGCGTCGGAGTCCTGCGATTACGGCTTCGATGGATGGCTTTATTGGACGTATTATCCTTCCGACGCCCACGCGGGCGATCGTACTTGGGGACTGACGGATGAGGCGGGCTACCTGTTGAATCTGTTCGCGCCTGTGAATCAGCCAGACCCCTGCGAGGAGGTTGTGATTCCCAACGACAATCTGGCGTATGGCAAGCCTGTCACAGCTTCACGCAGTTTGCCTGCAGAACCACCTCATTATGCTGTGGACGATAATGCTGGCACACAATGGGGCGCGGAGGAAGGACCCGTTCAGTGGATACAAGTGGATTTGCAGGGAAGTTATCGGGTTACGGAAGTTCGATTGTTAGTGGCTCAATATCCCGAAGGGGATACAGTTCATCGCCTGCAAGTGCGCGTTTCAGGTAGTGATGCCTTTCAAACTGTCCATGAGTTCACCGGCACGACGAACGATAATATCTGGCTGACCTTTGAACCAGATACCCCTCTTGAATACGTGACCCAGATACGTATTCAAACCATATCCAGCCCCTCATGGGTCGCGTGGAAGGAAATTCAAATCTACGGCGAACCCATTCAATAG
- a CDS encoding alpha/beta hydrolase yields MEKILRLSAAITIVLVTIVFVAGLIYWVSGAYPATDTALQAIKSDSAVFVTEENAWVTFYPSNDLQPETGFIFYPGANVDFRAYAPVMKLIAADGYFVTVLPMPLNISFFDSNAAARVQAEYPQVGNWFVGGHSLGGVTASSYVSTHEEIQGLVLWASAPGNNALIGRESNVLLVYGSLDGLFTPAMLEDAHEFLPVETQFVPIEGGNHSQFGAYGLQDGDLAASVSPEEQWEKVAEATVEFFNGVIK; encoded by the coding sequence ATGGAAAAAATCCTAAGGCTCTCTGCGGCGATTACGATTGTCTTAGTTACTATTGTGTTCGTAGCGGGACTTATCTATTGGGTGAGCGGCGCGTACCCCGCAACGGATACTGCTTTGCAAGCAATCAAATCCGACTCGGCTGTCTTCGTGACTGAAGAGAATGCCTGGGTGACGTTTTATCCATCCAATGACCTTCAGCCTGAAACAGGATTTATCTTCTACCCCGGCGCGAACGTGGACTTCCGCGCCTATGCGCCGGTGATGAAATTGATCGCCGCGGATGGTTATTTCGTCACAGTTCTTCCCATGCCGTTGAACATTTCGTTTTTCGACTCGAACGCCGCGGCTCGCGTGCAAGCCGAATACCCTCAGGTCGGGAATTGGTTTGTGGGCGGGCACTCCCTCGGCGGCGTGACAGCGTCGTCTTATGTTTCGACCCACGAAGAAATTCAAGGACTTGTTCTTTGGGCATCTGCGCCGGGAAATAATGCCTTGATCGGGCGGGAATCGAACGTCCTATTGGTTTATGGGTCATTGGACGGATTGTTTACTCCCGCCATGCTCGAGGATGCCCACGAGTTTCTCCCGGTTGAAACACAATTTGTTCCCATTGAAGGTGGAAATCACTCACAGTTCGGCGCATATGGGCTTCAGGATGGTGATCTTGCGGCGTCGGTCTCGCCTGAAGAACAATGGGAGAAGGTCGCTGAAGCGACAGTTGAGTTTTTCAATGGGGTAATTAAATAA
- the queA gene encoding tRNA preQ1(34) S-adenosylmethionine ribosyltransferase-isomerase QueA, with the protein MKTSDFDYHLPESSIAQTPIEPRDSSRLLILHRESGEVEHRLFRDLTSFLHPGDLLVLNQTRVIPARIFARKHSGGKVELLLLRRRDSLTWEALVGGKGLRVGKSVKIENGPSAEIVEVLEGSERLIRFSEAIEPYFPHVGNVPLPPYVHEKLEDPERYQTVYSKEPGSAASPTAGLHFTPGLFVKINEIGVKIAYVTLHVGLDTFAPVNEDNPEEHKIHSEWCELTQGTADLINETKRNGGRVIAVGTTSVRMLESAANLQSPISDSHILPFTGSTTLFILPGYQFKVVDAMITNFHLPKSTLIMLVSAFAGRERILHTYELAINEGYRFYSFGDAMLIL; encoded by the coding sequence TTGAAAACCTCCGATTTCGATTATCACCTCCCGGAGTCTTCCATTGCTCAGACTCCCATCGAGCCGCGCGATTCGTCCAGGCTTCTGATCCTTCATCGCGAATCCGGGGAAGTGGAGCATCGCCTCTTTCGTGATTTGACATCGTTCCTGCACCCAGGCGATTTACTTGTCCTGAACCAGACTCGTGTAATTCCCGCCCGCATCTTTGCCAGAAAGCACTCCGGCGGCAAAGTGGAATTGCTATTATTACGCCGCCGAGACTCATTGACCTGGGAGGCTTTGGTGGGGGGTAAAGGCTTGCGTGTAGGTAAATCAGTGAAAATCGAGAATGGACCGAGCGCAGAAATTGTTGAAGTCCTGGAGGGATCTGAGAGGTTGATAAGATTTTCTGAAGCCATCGAGCCGTATTTCCCGCATGTTGGGAACGTTCCATTGCCGCCTTATGTCCATGAAAAATTGGAGGACCCCGAACGATATCAGACGGTCTATTCCAAAGAACCCGGCTCTGCTGCCTCGCCCACGGCTGGCCTTCACTTTACGCCGGGGTTGTTCGTAAAAATTAACGAAATTGGAGTGAAGATTGCATACGTCACCTTGCATGTCGGACTGGATACTTTTGCGCCGGTTAACGAAGACAACCCAGAGGAGCACAAAATCCACAGCGAGTGGTGCGAGTTGACCCAGGGAACGGCCGATTTGATCAATGAGACCAAACGAAACGGTGGGCGGGTAATTGCAGTTGGCACCACATCGGTGAGAATGCTCGAAAGCGCCGCCAATCTCCAATCTCCAATTTCCGACTCTCACATCCTCCCGTTTACCGGCTCGACCACTTTGTTTATCCTCCCCGGCTACCAATTCAAAGTTGTCGATGCGATGATCACGAATTTCCACCTGCCCAAGTCCACGTTGATAATGCTCGTCAGCGCCTTTGCGGGAAGGGAGCGAATTTTGCACACCTACGAGCTGGCAATTAATGAAGGCTATCGCTTTTACTCCTTCGGCGATGCGATGTTAATCCTCTAA